A single window of Sporosarcina sp. FSL W7-1349 DNA harbors:
- a CDS encoding MaoC family dehydratase, translated as MTTHKVPFEIGDTISYTKTISESDVYLFAGITGDFSQMHMNEEFMKTTPYKKRIAHGVLTFALGSTASTLIQVQARAKIPSVSYGYDRLRFTNPVFFGDTLTAHYTIEEIDHENLKSFAKVEVLNQKGELCTVSRHILKFIP; from the coding sequence ATGACAACACATAAAGTACCCTTTGAAATTGGCGATACAATTTCTTATACAAAAACAATTAGTGAGTCAGATGTGTATTTATTTGCAGGGATTACCGGAGATTTCAGCCAAATGCATATGAATGAAGAATTCATGAAAACCACTCCATATAAAAAACGGATCGCTCATGGTGTTTTAACATTTGCTCTAGGTTCTACGGCATCCACTCTTATTCAAGTTCAAGCGAGAGCTAAGATTCCAAGCGTTTCCTACGGATATGATCGGCTTCGCTTTACAAATCCAGTCTTTTTTGGAGATACCTTAACAGCACATTATACGATTGAAGAAATTGATCATGAAAACTTAAAATCATTTGCTAAAGTAGAAGTATTGAATCAAAAAGGGGAGCTTTGTACTGTGTCCCGGCATATTTTGAAATTCATACCTTGA
- a CDS encoding IclR family transcriptional regulator, which yields MTSTEQDKGIRSLQRAIDLLECFTMEERELSLTEISKKIKLAKSTVIRLLYTLELNSFVERDPVTFKYKLGKQLYFIGNIAGQSIEIREVAKESMRRLRDKTEETVNLYVLDKESRVCIQQFESLQSIRHIIKIGEKLPLTLGATGKVILAYQPEEFIEEVFKKENPKRDFYELKQELQEIVETGFAQSIDEREVGSSAIATPIFDVNGQMIAALSLSGPTTRFKKEVIEQWRDELLQCGLKISTNLGFQK from the coding sequence ATGACTTCAACAGAGCAAGACAAGGGAATCCGTTCACTGCAACGAGCGATTGACTTGTTGGAGTGTTTTACAATGGAAGAAAGGGAACTTTCCTTGACCGAGATTTCAAAAAAAATAAAACTAGCCAAATCAACAGTCATTCGACTCCTCTATACATTGGAATTGAATAGCTTTGTTGAACGGGATCCCGTAACGTTTAAATATAAATTGGGAAAGCAATTATATTTTATCGGGAATATCGCCGGCCAATCGATTGAAATACGAGAAGTTGCAAAGGAATCAATGCGAAGACTGAGGGACAAAACTGAGGAAACTGTAAACCTTTATGTTTTGGACAAGGAGAGCCGAGTTTGCATTCAGCAATTCGAGAGTCTGCAATCCATTCGTCATATAATTAAAATTGGCGAAAAATTACCATTAACATTAGGGGCGACGGGTAAAGTAATTTTAGCTTACCAACCTGAAGAATTTATTGAAGAAGTGTTTAAAAAAGAAAATCCGAAAAGAGATTTCTATGAATTAAAACAAGAGCTACAGGAAATTGTGGAGACCGGGTTTGCGCAAAGTATCGATGAGCGGGAGGTTGGTTCTTCCGCGATTGCAACGCCAATTTTTGACGTCAACGGCCAAATGATTGCTGCTTTATCTTTATCCGGGCCAACCACTAGATTCAAAAAAGAAGTGATTGAGCAATGGAGAGATGAACTATTGCAATGCGGCTTGAAAATTTCAACGAACCTGGGTTTTCAAAAATAG
- a CDS encoding YcxB family protein has protein sequence MKIHYHLTEEDFVNFNLYHSRHSKAATRPLMMQRIVSPILFIAVAFLFSRIGEIPLPISLSTFGVLSVLWILFYPKYFYHLIKRNAKKMIREGKNDGLLGDHTMSLSEEGLSDSTSNGETKLSWSGIKEFKEDAHYFYLYNSAVSAYILPKRELEDPEGAKSYLRSRIGL, from the coding sequence ATGAAAATTCATTATCATTTAACCGAAGAGGATTTTGTGAATTTCAATCTGTACCATAGCCGTCATTCGAAGGCGGCCACCCGGCCATTGATGATGCAGCGTATCGTTTCACCGATTCTCTTTATCGCGGTCGCATTTCTTTTTTCCAGGATAGGTGAGATTCCGCTTCCGATTTCGTTGTCGACATTCGGTGTGTTGAGCGTTCTATGGATTTTATTTTACCCGAAGTATTTTTATCATTTGATCAAGCGAAATGCGAAAAAGATGATCCGAGAGGGAAAGAACGACGGTTTACTCGGTGACCATACGATGAGCTTGTCGGAGGAAGGTCTTTCCGATTCCACCAGCAATGGCGAAACGAAGCTATCCTGGTCGGGAATCAAAGAGTTCAAAGAGGATGCCCATTATTTCTATCTTTATAATAGCGCGGTCAGCGCCTACATCTTGCCGAAACGGGAACTGGAAGACCCGGAGGGGGCGAAATCCTATTTGCGATCCCGGATCGGACTGTAA
- a CDS encoding VOC family protein, with the protein MPVVNWIGNRENPDQAWLAGGIQLISDSSNPNSRLDHIAIVTEDLEKAVYEAMIRGGKKFHKGSNWIELPDGLVIELIQQAGCEVNDFLNVKVSYVP; encoded by the coding sequence ATGCCCGTTGTGAATTGGATCGGAAATCGAGAGAATCCGGACCAAGCATGGTTAGCTGGCGGCATACAGTTAATATCTGATTCATCGAATCCGAATAGTAGATTGGACCATATTGCTATTGTAACAGAGGATCTCGAAAAAGCGGTTTATGAAGCGATGATTAGAGGTGGTAAAAAGTTTCACAAAGGATCAAATTGGATTGAACTTCCTGATGGGCTCGTCATTGAGCTGATTCAGCAAGCAGGCTGTGAAGTGAATGATTTTTTAAATGTAAAAGTGAGCTACGTTCCATGA
- a CDS encoding rhodanese-like domain-containing protein: MALAAGLIIYFIVTAIRLRKAVTDLTQEQFIEGYRKAQLIDVREPKDFDAGHILGARNIPYTQFRQRYKEIRPDKRVFLYDQNGGKSARAALFLKKKGYDQLFHLQGGFRQWTGKIKSK, encoded by the coding sequence ATCGCATTGGCAGCCGGTCTGATCATTTATTTCATCGTGACGGCAATCCGGCTTCGCAAAGCGGTCACCGATTTGACACAAGAGCAATTCATTGAAGGCTATCGTAAAGCACAATTGATCGATGTGAGGGAACCGAAAGATTTTGATGCAGGCCATATTTTAGGGGCGCGCAATATTCCATATACTCAGTTCCGCCAACGTTACAAGGAAATCCGTCCGGACAAGCGGGTGTTCCTATATGATCAAAATGGTGGAAAAAGTGCTCGGGCGGCTTTATTCCTTAAGAAAAAAGGATATGACCAACTGTTCCATTTGCAAGGTGGCTTCCGTCAATGGACAGGTAAGATCAAAAGCAAGTGA
- a CDS encoding lipoate--protein ligase family protein → MALDEALLEWHSEGKIGPVLRFYEWEPATLSIGYFQRVEKEIDMDQVKKLGLGFVRRPTGGRGVLHEHELTYSVIVSESYPDMPETVTEAYRVISGGLLEGFRNLGLAAEFSIPDTEKSRADLKKPKSAVCFDAPSWYELVVEGRKVAGSAQTRQKGVILQHGAILISLDEEKLISLFKYRSEEHRELVRIGLPEKAVAIDRLMDRPVTVEECVKAFSAGFEKALHIQLQPLELTAEQLDYVEAIERKKYANDDWTFRK, encoded by the coding sequence ATGGCGCTCGATGAAGCGCTGTTGGAATGGCATAGTGAAGGGAAAATCGGACCGGTTCTTCGCTTTTATGAATGGGAGCCTGCCACCTTGTCGATCGGGTACTTTCAGCGGGTCGAAAAAGAGATTGATATGGATCAGGTGAAGAAGCTGGGTCTTGGTTTTGTCAGACGACCTACCGGCGGCCGGGGGGTCCTCCACGAGCATGAACTTACATATAGTGTGATTGTCAGCGAATCGTATCCGGACATGCCGGAAACCGTCACGGAAGCATACCGCGTCATTTCGGGCGGTCTGTTGGAAGGGTTCCGAAACCTGGGGTTGGCAGCAGAGTTTTCCATACCGGATACCGAAAAGTCCAGGGCGGATTTGAAAAAACCGAAAAGTGCCGTCTGCTTTGACGCACCTAGTTGGTATGAACTCGTCGTGGAAGGCCGGAAAGTGGCAGGAAGCGCACAAACGCGGCAAAAGGGTGTCATCTTGCAGCATGGGGCGATTTTAATCAGCTTGGATGAAGAGAAGCTTATTTCGCTTTTCAAATACAGATCGGAAGAACATCGGGAGCTGGTGCGCATCGGCCTGCCGGAAAAAGCGGTGGCGATCGATCGGTTGATGGACCGTCCCGTAACGGTCGAAGAGTGTGTGAAGGCCTTTTCAGCAGGTTTTGAAAAGGCGCTCCATATCCAATTGCAACCGCTGGAATTGACGGCGGAGCAACTGGACTATGTAGAAGCCATCGAACGGAAAAAGTATGCGAATGACGACTGGACATTCCGGAAATGA
- a CDS encoding HNH endonuclease gives MELTHEYLYQRYVVERATVSQISAETQFTKDQIKGKLRRFGIRKRPIKLTDQPYDDKDWLYHQYMVLEKGYTVIANEVGVSYTTILSRILHYGWPVRGHQDIDKGEPRRGTKHGEESLLKIRQSRQRKRVMTKCTYCQLKIELVLSSFKKYRNNFCNQVCFKNYLEENRVVPDRITDSAEYKHWRMKVYKRDGYRCKMPGCYSQSRDIAAHHIYPKKKYPQIQFETSNGITLCKPCHEKTYGREEQFITMLVRVVQTMGD, from the coding sequence ATGGAACTTACACACGAGTATCTCTATCAACGTTACGTAGTAGAAAGGGCAACAGTAAGTCAAATATCAGCGGAGACTCAATTCACTAAAGATCAAATTAAAGGTAAACTTAGAAGATTCGGGATACGTAAAAGGCCAATTAAACTTACAGATCAACCATATGACGATAAAGACTGGTTATACCATCAATACATGGTGCTTGAAAAGGGATATACAGTCATCGCCAATGAAGTTGGAGTAAGTTACACCACTATTTTAAGTCGCATCCTACATTATGGTTGGCCGGTTAGAGGTCATCAAGATATCGACAAGGGTGAGCCGCGAAGAGGGACGAAACATGGTGAAGAATCTTTGTTAAAAATCCGCCAATCCCGTCAGCGGAAAAGAGTTATGACAAAGTGTACTTATTGTCAACTCAAAATAGAATTGGTTTTATCGTCCTTTAAAAAATACCGAAATAACTTCTGTAATCAAGTTTGCTTTAAAAATTATCTTGAGGAAAATCGAGTTGTTCCAGATAGAATTACTGATTCTGCCGAATATAAGCACTGGAGAATGAAAGTTTATAAAAGAGATGGATATAGGTGTAAAATGCCTGGATGTTATTCTCAATCAAGAGATATTGCGGCGCACCATATTTATCCCAAGAAAAAGTATCCTCAAATCCAGTTTGAAACTTCTAACGGAATTACCTTGTGTAAGCCATGCCACGAAAAAACCTATGGAAGAGAAGAACAGTTTATAACAATGCTAGTCCGCGTCGTCCAGACAATGGGCGACTAG
- a CDS encoding LysR family transcriptional regulator, which yields MDYQQLHNFQTLAKIKNVTRAAKELSLTQSALSKSIARLEDEVGVPLFERNPRGVNLNSFGTLFLEYANRAIEEMNNAKEKINEMIDPSKGIIHFGFIPSLRPSFVPNIIQLFLNDNPNIRFQLSQGHTGKIIKRLGAAEVDLVFCSPQKEMENISTFPIIDEELFLVVPSSHRLAHREEVELAEVENDLFVHYHSDYPLRHVIDEFCQRAGFLPQVAIEGAEDEIIGGLVAANCGIALMPATQGLDQTKISMLRVTQPQCRRLIEMAWRTDSYMSPVVERFKDFVIQNILRVV from the coding sequence GTGGATTATCAACAGCTACATAATTTCCAAACGCTAGCAAAAATTAAAAACGTGACCCGGGCTGCAAAGGAACTTTCTCTTACACAATCAGCACTAAGTAAATCGATTGCTCGTTTGGAAGATGAAGTGGGTGTACCATTATTTGAGCGGAATCCACGTGGAGTCAATTTGAACTCATTTGGAACTTTGTTTTTAGAGTATGCAAACCGTGCGATTGAGGAAATGAACAATGCAAAAGAGAAGATAAATGAGATGATTGATCCGTCCAAGGGAATCATTCATTTTGGTTTTATCCCCTCATTGCGTCCTTCTTTTGTTCCCAACATTATTCAACTCTTTTTAAATGATAATCCGAATATACGGTTTCAATTATCACAAGGGCATACTGGGAAAATCATTAAACGACTAGGAGCAGCAGAAGTAGATTTAGTATTTTGTTCTCCGCAAAAAGAGATGGAGAATATTAGTACGTTTCCAATTATTGATGAAGAGTTGTTTTTAGTCGTTCCCTCCTCTCATCGGCTTGCCCACCGAGAAGAAGTAGAACTGGCAGAAGTTGAGAATGACCTGTTTGTCCATTATCATTCAGACTACCCATTGCGGCATGTCATTGACGAGTTTTGCCAACGAGCTGGTTTTCTTCCCCAAGTTGCAATTGAAGGCGCTGAGGATGAAATTATTGGAGGGTTAGTTGCTGCCAATTGCGGCATTGCATTAATGCCTGCTACTCAAGGACTAGACCAAACGAAAATATCGATGTTACGCGTCACACAACCGCAATGCAGACGACTCATTGAAATGGCATGGCGAACAGACAGCTATATGTCGCCAGTAGTGGAACGGTTTAAGGATTTTGTAATCCAAAATATTTTAAGAGTCGTTTGA
- a CDS encoding acyl CoA:acetate/3-ketoacid CoA transferase, translating to MNPTTRTNTVKMMSAEEAVERIPSNATVAFLGAGGGIAEPTAVIKALAKRYKETKAPRDLTLYYSTGLGDRGDRGLSPLAQSGLVKRAIGGHWDQSPRLAEMVARNEIEGYNFPMGVMSQLLRAAAAGHPGLLTHVGIGTFIDPRQSGGRLNERTTEELVKIFEIEGKEWLFYPAIRPDVAIIRATTADTDGYLTMEDEITFLDILPMAQAVKNNGGMVIAQVQRLAKAGTLHPKDVKVPGYLVDAVVVVPEQPQLYSGAVNRFMSGDFIAEIGEMAIPPLSERKVIARRALFEISPGDVGNVGVGISDGIGLVAQEEGVGDEFILTVETGPIGGVTAQGIFFGASINNRAVIDMPAQFDFYDGGGLNICFLSFAEVDQAGNVNVSRFNGKIVGTGGFINITSNSKKVIFSGTLTAGGLQTEIEDSSVKIHQEGRFQKFVPQVEEITFNGTEAMKQGKEVLYITERAVFELTPEGLVLIEIAPGVDIEKDILCHMGFQLRISPNLKTMDFRLFLEEPMGIREQWLNQTLRNQFSNQKEEVK from the coding sequence ATGAATCCTACGACACGAACGAATACGGTAAAAATGATGAGTGCAGAAGAAGCTGTGGAGCGAATCCCTTCCAACGCAACGGTAGCCTTTCTTGGTGCCGGAGGGGGAATTGCAGAACCGACCGCCGTCATTAAAGCTCTGGCCAAACGGTATAAGGAAACAAAGGCACCCCGTGATTTAACACTCTATTATTCGACTGGCCTCGGGGATCGTGGAGATCGGGGGCTGTCTCCGTTAGCTCAATCAGGTCTTGTGAAACGAGCAATTGGCGGACATTGGGATCAGTCGCCTCGTCTTGCTGAAATGGTTGCTAGAAATGAAATTGAAGGCTACAACTTTCCGATGGGGGTAATGAGTCAACTGCTGCGTGCTGCGGCTGCTGGACACCCTGGATTATTAACACATGTTGGGATCGGAACATTTATCGATCCGCGTCAATCAGGCGGGAGATTAAATGAGCGCACGACAGAAGAATTAGTAAAGATTTTTGAAATCGAAGGTAAGGAATGGTTGTTTTACCCCGCCATACGTCCTGATGTAGCAATTATTCGTGCTACGACTGCCGACACGGATGGATATCTGACGATGGAAGATGAAATAACTTTTCTAGATATTCTTCCTATGGCACAAGCCGTGAAGAATAATGGAGGCATGGTCATCGCACAAGTGCAACGACTGGCAAAGGCTGGAACCTTGCATCCAAAGGATGTAAAAGTACCGGGATATCTCGTTGATGCAGTAGTTGTTGTTCCCGAGCAGCCCCAGCTTTATTCCGGTGCAGTGAATCGATTTATGTCAGGGGATTTCATTGCCGAAATTGGGGAAATGGCTATACCTCCATTAAGTGAGCGCAAAGTCATTGCGCGACGAGCTTTATTCGAAATTAGTCCTGGAGACGTCGGAAATGTCGGGGTTGGAATTTCGGATGGGATTGGCCTTGTTGCGCAAGAAGAGGGAGTTGGCGATGAGTTTATATTGACTGTTGAAACAGGGCCGATCGGCGGAGTTACAGCTCAAGGTATCTTCTTTGGGGCAAGTATTAATAATCGAGCGGTTATTGATATGCCGGCTCAATTTGATTTTTATGATGGGGGAGGATTGAATATTTGTTTTCTTAGTTTTGCGGAAGTAGATCAGGCTGGAAATGTCAATGTGTCTCGTTTTAACGGAAAAATTGTAGGAACAGGCGGATTTATAAATATTACATCAAATAGCAAGAAAGTGATCTTTAGCGGCACTTTAACGGCAGGCGGGTTGCAAACTGAAATTGAGGATAGTTCCGTAAAGATTCATCAGGAAGGAAGATTTCAAAAGTTTGTCCCGCAAGTTGAAGAGATTACATTTAATGGTACCGAGGCAATGAAGCAAGGAAAAGAGGTTCTCTATATCACTGAGCGTGCTGTTTTTGAATTGACACCTGAGGGACTAGTGTTAATTGAAATTGCACCCGGAGTAGATATTGAGAAAGACATCCTTTGTCACATGGGCTTTCAACTGCGAATTTCCCCCAATTTAAAAACAATGGATTTTCGTTTGTTTTTAGAAGAGCCAATGGGAATTCGAGAACAATGGTTGAATCAAACATTACGTAACCAATTTAGTAATCAAAAGGAGGAAGTCAAATGA
- a CDS encoding ketopantoate reductase family protein, translating to MQKNLDVFCVFYNLNLIKRWILLKICIVGAGALGSTIGGVLAESGSEVYLINRREEVVDAINKNGLMLRNGKTDRVVAVQARTSCAGIGAVDLVIVLVKSFHTKQAIENARDVIGENTIVLSLQNGLGNEEVIAEIVGEERVIAGKTYVGGVVLGPGHVQATTKGKQTYIGELDGRITERVKRVAKVFDRAGLLTTVTSNIIGIIWDKLLINAATGPLSGITRLPYGGLYKVPEIKEAAFAAVLEGISVAKAHGVSLDTEDPETIWWKAAEGLPDEFKTSLLQSIEKGSETEIDYINGAIVRWGEKRNISTPVNKTLVANIKGIEYALQYCEE from the coding sequence GTGCAAAAGAATTTAGATGTCTTCTGCGTCTTTTATAATTTAAATTTGATAAAGAGGTGGATTTTGTTGAAGATTTGCATTGTTGGTGCTGGAGCGTTGGGAAGCACAATTGGTGGAGTGCTTGCCGAAAGCGGATCAGAGGTGTATTTAATTAATCGGAGAGAAGAGGTTGTCGATGCGATTAATAAAAACGGATTGATGTTGCGAAACGGTAAAACAGATCGTGTTGTAGCTGTGCAAGCAAGGACAAGTTGTGCTGGCATAGGAGCTGTAGATTTAGTCATTGTGTTGGTGAAGTCCTTTCACACTAAACAGGCGATCGAAAATGCGCGAGACGTCATTGGCGAGAATACAATAGTGCTATCGTTGCAAAACGGACTTGGAAATGAAGAAGTTATTGCTGAAATAGTTGGCGAGGAACGGGTGATTGCCGGCAAAACATACGTTGGTGGTGTGGTGCTTGGACCGGGACATGTTCAAGCAACAACAAAAGGGAAACAAACATACATTGGTGAACTGGACGGGCGGATCACCGAACGGGTGAAGCGAGTTGCCAAAGTGTTTGATCGTGCAGGATTATTGACAACTGTCACATCCAATATTATAGGGATTATTTGGGATAAATTATTGATTAACGCTGCAACTGGTCCTTTGTCCGGTATTACACGTTTACCATACGGTGGTTTGTATAAAGTCCCTGAAATAAAGGAGGCAGCGTTCGCTGCTGTATTAGAAGGTATATCGGTTGCCAAAGCTCATGGTGTAAGTCTGGATACAGAGGACCCGGAAACAATTTGGTGGAAAGCTGCGGAGGGGTTGCCGGATGAGTTTAAGACCTCTCTCCTACAAAGTATTGAAAAAGGTTCAGAGACAGAAATCGATTATATTAATGGAGCGATTGTTCGTTGGGGGGAGAAACGGAATATCTCAACACCGGTAAATAAAACTCTCGTAGCCAATATAAAAGGGATCGAATATGCGCTGCAATATTGCGAAGAATAG
- a CDS encoding chromate transporter, whose amino-acid sequence MGKQKSNRSLKSLAELFLVSTRLGLTSFGGPVAHLGYFHEEYVRRRKWMDEKSYADLVALCQFLPGPASSQVGIGIGVARAGVLGGIISFIGFTFPSVLALVVFALLLQGMDIVEAGWIHGLKLVAVAVVAHAIVGMGQKLTPDVKRRTIALVALVGTVLWQTAYMQVGVMLLAALLGYLFYKGKGVEEGAAHTFQISRRFGAACLTLFFGLLLILPLLRSMSSSHWIAVFDSFYRSGSLVFGGGHVVLPLLEREFVPTGWVSAETFLAGYGATQAVPGPLFTFAAYLGTVMNGWQGGIVATIAIFLPAFLLILGTLPFWDALRRSPKMQGVLMGVNAAVVGLLIAAFYQPIWTSTIQSAIDFAIAATLFSMLAYWKLPPWIIVATGAIGGLLVANI is encoded by the coding sequence TTGGGAAAACAAAAATCTAACCGAAGCCTAAAATCGTTGGCCGAGCTATTTCTCGTATCGACGAGACTGGGTCTTACTTCATTCGGAGGCCCAGTTGCCCATTTGGGATACTTTCATGAAGAATATGTACGAAGAAGGAAATGGATGGATGAAAAGAGCTATGCCGATCTCGTGGCATTGTGTCAATTTTTACCCGGCCCCGCGAGCAGTCAGGTTGGGATTGGAATCGGCGTTGCGCGGGCGGGTGTCTTAGGCGGGATTATTTCATTCATCGGCTTTACTTTTCCTTCGGTATTGGCCCTGGTCGTATTCGCCTTGTTATTGCAAGGGATGGATATCGTGGAGGCTGGGTGGATCCATGGTTTGAAACTTGTAGCCGTTGCGGTTGTCGCTCATGCCATTGTTGGAATGGGGCAGAAACTGACACCCGATGTTAAACGGAGAACGATTGCGCTTGTTGCCTTGGTTGGCACTGTTTTATGGCAAACTGCCTATATGCAGGTAGGTGTGATGCTCTTGGCTGCTTTGCTAGGCTATCTTTTCTATAAGGGAAAAGGAGTGGAGGAGGGGGCGGCTCACACATTCCAGATTTCCCGGCGTTTTGGCGCGGCTTGTTTAACATTGTTTTTCGGCTTGCTTCTAATTCTACCATTATTGAGAAGCATGAGCTCCTCCCATTGGATCGCTGTGTTCGATAGTTTTTACCGTTCCGGTTCCCTTGTTTTCGGGGGAGGGCATGTCGTCTTGCCGTTATTGGAAAGGGAATTCGTGCCGACCGGTTGGGTGAGTGCGGAAACTTTCTTAGCCGGATACGGTGCGACGCAAGCGGTACCCGGCCCTTTATTTACATTCGCTGCCTACTTGGGGACGGTCATGAACGGTTGGCAAGGGGGGATCGTCGCGACCATCGCGATTTTTCTACCGGCCTTTCTTTTAATCTTGGGCACGCTGCCTTTCTGGGATGCGTTACGGCGCAGCCCGAAGATGCAAGGTGTTTTGATGGGCGTGAATGCCGCTGTCGTTGGTCTGCTCATCGCTGCCTTTTATCAACCGATTTGGACGAGCACCATCCAGTCGGCGATCGACTTTGCGATTGCCGCCACTCTGTTCAGTATGCTGGCCTATTGGAAGCTGCCTCCGTGGATCATCGTTGCAACCGGAGCGATCGGCGGCCTACTTGTAGCGAACATCTAA
- a CDS encoding DUF1385 domain-containing protein — MGKSQQPPAYGGQALIEGVMFGGKKDTITAIRRKDGSIDYFHVPKEQKPFAAKLKKVPFLRGIVALIESAGIGSRHLTFSSERYDLMPGEEEEVVAEEPSKLAMVLGVAAVGVLSFLFGKFVFTLVPVFLAELMQPIASGKTAQILLESLFKLILLLTYISLISMTPLIKRVFQYHGAEHKVINAYENRMPLTVENVQAQSRLHYRCGSSFILFTVIVGMFIYFLVPTDPFWLRVVNRILLIPVVLGISFEVLQVTNMVRSVPVLKYLGYPGLWLQLLTTKEPDDSQVEVAIASFEKLLEVEEHGVEVLEKPELDMAADSDTVILN; from the coding sequence ATGGGAAAATCACAACAGCCTCCCGCTTACGGGGGACAGGCATTGATAGAAGGGGTCATGTTTGGGGGCAAGAAGGACACCATTACGGCCATCCGGCGAAAGGACGGTTCCATTGACTACTTTCATGTACCGAAAGAACAAAAGCCCTTTGCGGCGAAGTTGAAAAAAGTTCCTTTTCTCCGCGGGATTGTTGCGTTGATCGAGTCGGCGGGTATCGGATCACGCCATCTGACATTTTCCAGCGAGCGCTATGACCTTATGCCTGGAGAAGAAGAGGAAGTCGTCGCGGAAGAACCTTCCAAATTAGCGATGGTCCTTGGCGTCGCCGCGGTCGGTGTGTTATCTTTCCTATTCGGAAAATTTGTATTTACGTTAGTTCCTGTTTTTCTGGCAGAACTGATGCAGCCGATCGCATCCGGCAAGACAGCTCAAATTCTTTTAGAGAGCTTGTTCAAACTGATTTTATTGCTGACGTACATTTCGCTAATTTCCATGACGCCGCTCATCAAACGAGTCTTTCAATATCACGGGGCGGAACATAAAGTCATCAACGCGTATGAAAACCGTATGCCGCTGACTGTCGAAAACGTCCAAGCCCAATCCAGGCTGCACTATCGATGCGGAAGCAGTTTTATTTTGTTTACGGTCATTGTCGGGATGTTCATCTACTTCCTTGTGCCGACCGATCCGTTCTGGCTGCGCGTCGTAAACCGGATTCTATTGATCCCGGTTGTGCTTGGCATCTCGTTTGAAGTGTTACAAGTGACGAACATGGTCCGCAGCGTGCCCGTTTTGAAATATTTGGGCTATCCGGGTTTATGGCTTCAACTGTTGACAACAAAAGAACCGGATGACAGCCAAGTCGAAGTGGCGATCGCTTCGTTCGAGAAATTGCTCGAAGTCGAAGAGCATGGCGTGGAAGTGTTGGAAAAGCCCGAGTTGGACATGGCAGCCGATTCGGACACGGTAATATTGAATTAA